The Fusarium falciforme chromosome 8, complete sequence region GAGGACATTCTTATCTATCGCTTATGTCATCCAGAATTTGTGTGGTGTGGGGGCATCCATCAAATCGCCAAGGCTCGagaccaaaaaaaaaagttcaCACGCTTGGATTGAGCGACGGGCCTCGTGAAATTTTGCAACCACTCGGCGCTGATAACGCTGAAGATATCACGACAATTTGTTTGCGACGGATTGATACCTTGCGAAGAGGAGCAGTCGCCGAGTATCCATATActtgaagaaaagaagtTCTTTGACTGGCCAGTTGTCATTGAACATCGACAATCCCTGCACGCGACTTGATACACTTCTGCGACGCTTCAACAACCTCTCGCATCGCCATGTCTACAAAGCGCAAAGCTTCGGCCAAGGTGGCCGCTCCCGTCGTGCGATCCGGCGCCCGAGTCCCCAACAAGGTCACCATCGATGAGTCAAAGGCCTCCATCGCCGGCCCCGAAGCCCTCCAGAGCTCCCAAGTCGAGACGATTGAGATCTCCTCCGACGCCGACAGTGACGAAGACCTCTCAGATGCCGAGGTCCCccagcagcaggaggaggaggaagaggagcagcagcagactaCCAAGGACTTGACCGCGCGCCTAAAAGCCGCCAAGCAGAAGCCCAATGGCGAAGAGGAAATCGCAGATTCTGATGCCGAGCCTACATCGCCTTCATTTGGCGAGCTCCTCCGTGCCGAAAACGAGATCATCGATGTTCCCTCGCTGCTGCACCCCTCGGGTGGTGCTGTCACCCAGCAGCCCACGCGCAGCGCTCTTCCCGTACCTTCTCACCAGTCCCTCACCACTGTCCTTTCGCAGGCTCTCCGCACCGACGACACCGACCTCCTCGAGTCCTGCCTGCACACCACCGACCTCAGCACCATCCGCAACACCATCGAGCGACTCGACAGCTCCCTCGCTGGCATTCTCCTCGGCAAGCTGGCCTCCCGCCTGCACCGCCGTCCTGGCCGCGCCGGCAACCTGATGACGTGGGTTCAGTGGACCCTCGTTGCACACGGTGGTGCCCTGGCTTCGCAGCCCAAGGCCATTCACAGCCTGGCCGGTCTGCAAAAGGTGCTGGCTGAGCGCGCAAAGGGTCTCtccagccttctcgccctcaagggcaagctcGACATGCTTGAGGGTCAGATGGATCTGCGCCGCAAGATGTCCCGATCCGCCGGCCTTCACACTGGTGGTGACTCGGACTCTGActctgatgatgaggacgtTATCTGGGttgagggtgaggatgacGCTGCTCGCACTCCCGGCCGGCGGCGTGGTCTCGATGGGGAGTTTGACGACTCGGATGATGACCTCGATGTCCCCGTGACTAATGGTTTCATCGGCGActctgatgatgaggaggaggaatctGCCGGCGAGGAGGGTGATAGCGATGCCGAGGAGTCcctcgatgaggatgaggtcaACCATGACGATGTGGACGAGTCAAtgggtgaggatgaggagagcGACGCCGAAGCCGCAGCCGCACCGCCGTCCAAGGTTCAGAAGACGGCGGGAGGTTTTGGAAAGCGAAGGTGAGAAGACAAAAAAGCATGTACAGCAAAAATGAAAGgggctttcttttttatcttgGCGTTGGTCTTTTCTAGATTTTTCGGCATCGGGGAGGAATTTATATAGCCTTGAGAGATAGAGGCGGGTAGCAAAGGGGGGTTTTGTTGTAATCTGCCTCGACGTGTAATAGGCTACCACTTGCATGTTCCATGTTCTCTGTCAGTGACTGATTGTTGATCTGTGTTGATTACATTGGTGTGAAGAGATGGAAAGACTGTGTATCCTACGAGCTATCATGAGCCACCGAAGGGCCATGACTGGAGgcataagctaattatatttcaTCATATAGGATATCTTATCCAGTATCAAGCTATTCCCATATACAAAAGCTTGGTATACGACCATGATAGAGAATGACAATACGCTTGGACGATCTCTAGAGCGAAGGGATATGTGACACTCCCAATCTCTGTTCTCTTACAACTGTAAACGTCAAGTTAGTATTTTCTACCGACGTGCTCGTATTAACAAAAGATTTCGAGTAAGAACgttaaaaaaaaatgcaCTCTTATTAGTGAGATACTGTTGTAGTCTTGTTTTTAAACCTGATCGGAGGGCCTTCTTGACAGAGCCAGTTTTGGCCCTCTTGTGCCGACTTGCACTCGACCATCACATCATGATCACAACGTCATTCTGCTAAACAACCCTCACAAGCTTACTTTTGCATGGCAGTAGAGAGCCTTGGTTGCTCTGGTTTAGCTCCTGGTGTACATAGTCTgcaaaaaaattaaaataaacctTGAAATGTATCATCCCTGGCTTCCTCTGGATTCCTAGGTATTCTTCACACCTGATCATATCTCGATACTTTTTAACTTTCAAGTATCTTACTTTTTCTGCTCCTTGTAACTCTGAATGTCGTTGACTTGT contains the following coding sequences:
- a CDS encoding Utp12 domain-containing protein → MSTKRKASAKVAAPVVRSGARVPNKVTIDESKASIAGPEALQSSQVETIEISSDADSDEDLSDAEVPQQQEEEEEEQQQTTKDLTARLKAAKQKPNGEEEIADSDAEPTSPSFGELLRAENEIIDVPSLLHPSGGAVTQQPTRSALPVPSHQSLTTVLSQALRTDDTDLLESCLHTTDLSTIRNTIERLDSSLAGILLGKLASRLHRRPGRAGNLMTWVQWTLVAHGGALASQPKAIHSLAGLQKVLAERAKGLSSLLALKGKLDMLEGQMDLRRKMSRSAGLHTGGDSDSDSDDEDVIWVEGEDDAARTPGRRRGLDGEFDDSDDDLDVPVTNGFIGDSDDEEEESAGEEGDSDAEESLDEDEVNHDDVDESMGEDEESDAEAAAAPPSKVQKTAGGFGKRR